A region of Nitrospira sp. DNA encodes the following proteins:
- a CDS encoding transketolase has product MVGSAASPELLSTLHNKATQLRINSVRATSEAGSGHPSSCASAADIVAALFYSVMRYDPHDPKSPNSDRFILSKGHAAPLLYAAWAEAGLFPQSDLLKLRTLTSDLEGHPTPRLPFVDMATGSLGQGLPVGIGIALNAKFVDRLDYRTYVLMGDGESVEGSVWEAAEIGRQYGLDNLCAIVDVNRLGQSDPTMLQHDMEAYRSRWAGFGWHAIVVDGHDLVAILKAFDEAGRTKGQPTVVLARTYKGKGISFIENKADWHGKPLKKGEETQKALDELTRQLSQNGAVVQIPKPSASSTPPSANSPMPAAPYKIGDSVATREAFGVALEALGSVNSSIVALDADVKNSTYTDKFGKKFPNRFFESFIAEQNMVGAAAGLAACGKIPFAATFACFFSRAYDFIRMVAISGSNVKLVGTHVGVSIGEDGPSQMGLEDIAMMAAQPNVTVLYPSDGNSTYQLIEEAAKHRGMVYIRAGRPKTPVLYGPEERFRIGGSKILRQSASDVLTIVAAGVTLFEALKAHDQLKSSGIAVRVIDLYSIAPIDKTTLMESGLATQRRILTVEDHYAHGGLGDAVLSAVATEGMKVFKLAVREIPHSGKPEELVDHYGIGVRSIVEATKQILREP; this is encoded by the coding sequence ATGGTAGGTTCAGCTGCTTCGCCTGAATTGCTCAGCACCTTACATAACAAGGCCACCCAACTCCGCATCAACAGTGTGCGGGCCACCAGCGAGGCAGGGAGCGGTCATCCTTCGAGCTGCGCCTCCGCCGCCGACATCGTCGCCGCATTGTTTTATTCCGTCATGCGTTACGATCCCCATGATCCAAAGTCGCCTAACAGCGACCGTTTTATCCTGTCAAAAGGTCATGCGGCTCCGCTGCTCTACGCAGCATGGGCGGAAGCGGGCCTCTTTCCTCAAAGTGACCTTTTAAAGTTGCGCACCTTGACGTCCGACCTTGAAGGACATCCGACTCCTCGCTTGCCCTTCGTTGATATGGCGACTGGTTCACTGGGACAAGGACTTCCCGTCGGGATCGGCATCGCATTGAATGCAAAGTTCGTCGACAGGCTCGATTACCGAACCTACGTATTGATGGGGGATGGAGAATCGGTCGAAGGATCGGTCTGGGAAGCCGCTGAGATCGGACGCCAATATGGCTTGGATAATTTGTGCGCGATTGTTGATGTGAACCGACTGGGACAGAGTGATCCCACCATGCTGCAGCACGACATGGAGGCATACCGTTCCCGGTGGGCCGGATTCGGTTGGCATGCCATCGTCGTCGATGGCCATGATCTCGTGGCCATCCTCAAGGCATTTGATGAGGCTGGCCGCACCAAAGGACAACCGACCGTGGTGCTGGCAAGAACGTACAAAGGCAAAGGTATTTCGTTCATCGAGAACAAGGCAGACTGGCACGGCAAACCACTTAAAAAAGGCGAGGAGACCCAGAAGGCCCTCGACGAACTCACGAGGCAATTGAGCCAGAACGGTGCGGTGGTCCAGATCCCAAAACCATCGGCTTCCAGCACCCCTCCCTCAGCCAACAGCCCAATGCCCGCCGCACCCTATAAAATCGGTGACTCCGTCGCGACGCGCGAAGCCTTCGGTGTGGCATTGGAAGCCTTGGGTTCCGTGAACTCGTCGATCGTCGCATTGGACGCCGATGTAAAAAATTCCACATACACCGATAAATTCGGCAAGAAGTTTCCCAATCGGTTCTTTGAGAGTTTCATCGCCGAGCAAAATATGGTGGGTGCCGCCGCCGGTCTGGCTGCCTGCGGCAAGATCCCGTTTGCAGCGACTTTTGCCTGTTTCTTCAGTCGCGCCTACGACTTCATCCGTATGGTCGCGATCAGTGGTTCGAATGTTAAGCTCGTTGGAACTCATGTCGGCGTGAGCATCGGCGAAGATGGGCCGTCGCAAATGGGCTTGGAAGATATCGCGATGATGGCGGCGCAACCAAACGTGACGGTACTCTATCCCTCCGACGGCAACTCAACGTATCAATTAATCGAGGAAGCCGCCAAACACAGAGGCATGGTCTATATACGTGCCGGAAGGCCGAAGACTCCGGTGCTCTACGGACCAGAGGAACGGTTCCGCATCGGCGGCAGCAAAATCCTTCGGCAGAGTGCATCGGATGTGCTCACAATCGTGGCCGCGGGAGTGACGCTGTTTGAAGCCTTGAAAGCCCATGACCAGTTGAAATCATCTGGCATTGCGGTTCGCGTGATCGATCTTTACAGCATCGCGCCTATCGATAAGACCACCTTGATGGAAAGCGGACTGGCGACACAGCGTCGAATCCTCACGGTTGAAGATCACTACGCCCACGGAGGTCTGGGCGATGCCGTTCTCAGCGCTGTTGCAACGGAAGGCATGAAAGTCTTTAAACTCGCCGTTCGTGAAATCCCGCATAGTGGAAAACCTGAAGAACTCGTCGATCACTATGGGATTGGAGTGCGGTCCATTGTTGAAGCGACCAAACAAATCCTCCGCGAACCATAA
- a CDS encoding cytochrome c, translating to MTRRNVCLSTLMVGCALVLSGGMASAEDLPPLPSPPPEYADKKMPAGGWTDPKAIEEGGKIYRGEFKTEVNCSSCHGTDGTPKKKGARDFRDPNIVCRFSDAFWFWRISEGVPKTKMKANKGLISEEQIWQVMAYENQFSHGGKPADRSCYKP from the coding sequence ATGACGAGAAGAAATGTGTGCCTCTCAACGCTGATGGTGGGATGTGCCCTTGTACTTTCAGGAGGCATGGCCTCCGCCGAAGACCTGCCTCCATTGCCTTCACCTCCACCCGAGTATGCCGACAAGAAAATGCCGGCTGGTGGATGGACTGACCCAAAAGCCATTGAGGAGGGAGGGAAGATTTATCGAGGCGAGTTTAAGACCGAGGTCAACTGCAGCAGTTGTCACGGGACAGACGGCACACCAAAGAAAAAGGGCGCACGGGATTTTCGTGACCCGAATATCGTCTGCCGCTTCTCGGACGCGTTCTGGTTCTGGCGTATCTCGGAAGGTGTCCCAAAGACGAAGATGAAGGCCAATAAAGGCCTGATATCCGAAGAGCAGATCTGGCAAGTGATGGCATATGAGAACCAGTTCTCGCACGGAGGCAAGCCGGCCGACCGCTCCTGTTACAAGCCCTAA
- a CDS encoding cupin domain-containing protein: MMKVVTLADFQQFTGEKMKKNNLFQTERFFCDIYCFEPGQAQKGHVHGDQDKVYIVLEGQGTFQVGTDHRTLEAGQGTVAQAGEEHGVKNHTSKRLIVLVFVAPNPV; encoded by the coding sequence ATGATGAAGGTTGTGACACTTGCCGATTTTCAGCAATTCACCGGCGAGAAGATGAAAAAGAACAACCTGTTTCAAACGGAGCGTTTCTTCTGCGACATCTATTGTTTTGAGCCGGGCCAAGCACAAAAGGGCCACGTTCATGGTGACCAGGATAAGGTGTATATCGTCCTGGAGGGACAAGGCACATTTCAGGTCGGTACCGACCATCGAACGCTCGAAGCAGGGCAGGGGACCGTGGCCCAGGCTGGCGAGGAGCACGGGGTAAAGAACCATACGAGCAAGCGACTCATAGTGTTGGTCTTCGTTGCCCCCAATCCAGTCTAA
- the sthA gene encoding Si-specific NAD(P)(+) transhydrogenase has protein sequence MSIPSTYDIIVIGAGPAGQKAAVQGTKAGKRVALIERERGIGGSCVYRGTIPSKTLRESALQLDRLRRAGEAFRFSLKPDTQIATLLSRLEDVVQAHDSFMSRQIRRNGISLFHGQARFLSEHTIEMQTVDGAQQQFMADTIVVATGSRPRNPEEIPVDHEHILDSDSLLSMMYIPRSLAVVGGGVIGCEYASIFALLGVEVTLIDRAPHPLQFMDRELVEQFIKGFEQRGGHYLGGQHIEQVRWNEVAHVATKLSDGTIVNSEKMLVALGRQANVDDLNLSAAGIMVSHKGVIPVNQFCQTNVPHIYAVGDMVGAPALASKAMEQGRRAVRHALNLPIGDAASTIPLGIYTIPEMASIGLDEVGARERYRDPLIGRAKFEEIARAQISGAGHGLLKMVADPAGARLLGIQVVGDSATELVHLGQLALQSGATIESFIDNVFNFPTYAEAYRIAALDILGQAAKIRTAKAA, from the coding sequence ATGAGCATACCAAGTACGTACGACATCATCGTGATCGGAGCCGGCCCAGCCGGCCAGAAGGCCGCAGTCCAGGGTACCAAAGCCGGGAAGCGTGTCGCCCTGATTGAACGAGAGCGCGGCATCGGGGGCAGCTGTGTCTATCGCGGAACGATCCCCAGCAAGACATTGCGAGAAAGCGCCCTCCAGCTGGATCGGCTCAGGCGGGCAGGAGAAGCGTTCCGATTCAGTCTGAAACCGGATACTCAAATTGCGACACTCTTGAGCCGTCTTGAAGATGTCGTCCAAGCCCACGACTCCTTTATGAGCCGTCAGATTCGGCGCAACGGGATCTCGCTGTTTCACGGACAAGCGCGTTTCCTCAGTGAGCACACAATCGAGATGCAAACCGTGGACGGAGCGCAACAACAATTCATGGCAGATACCATCGTGGTCGCCACGGGCTCGCGCCCGAGAAACCCCGAGGAGATCCCCGTCGACCATGAGCACATTCTTGACAGCGACTCGCTCCTTTCCATGATGTACATACCACGGTCACTGGCTGTCGTCGGAGGTGGTGTGATCGGCTGCGAGTATGCTTCTATCTTTGCGCTGCTGGGTGTAGAAGTCACGCTGATCGATCGAGCTCCCCATCCGCTTCAATTTATGGATCGAGAACTGGTCGAACAGTTCATCAAAGGCTTTGAACAGCGGGGTGGCCATTATCTCGGCGGACAGCATATCGAGCAGGTGCGATGGAACGAGGTAGCGCACGTTGCCACGAAACTGAGCGATGGCACGATAGTCAATAGTGAGAAGATGCTGGTCGCTCTGGGTCGGCAGGCCAACGTCGATGATCTGAATCTTTCCGCTGCGGGGATCATGGTTTCTCATAAAGGCGTGATTCCCGTCAATCAATTCTGCCAGACGAATGTTCCTCACATCTACGCCGTCGGTGACATGGTTGGTGCGCCGGCATTGGCATCTAAAGCCATGGAGCAGGGCCGACGCGCCGTCCGCCACGCCCTCAACCTCCCGATCGGTGATGCCGCCTCGACCATCCCGTTAGGCATCTATACGATCCCGGAAATGGCCAGTATCGGCCTTGACGAGGTAGGCGCTCGAGAGCGCTATCGAGATCCGTTGATCGGACGGGCGAAGTTTGAGGAGATCGCCCGCGCCCAGATATCAGGTGCCGGCCACGGTCTCCTTAAAATGGTAGCTGATCCAGCAGGTGCGCGGCTACTCGGGATACAAGTCGTCGGAGATTCTGCCACGGAGTTGGTACACCTGGGACAATTAGCCCTTCAGAGCGGCGCAACGATCGAATCGTTTATCGACAACGTCTTCAACTTTCCAACATATGCCGAAGCCTACCGAATCGCCGCTCTCGATATTCTTGGACAGGCAGCGAAGATTCGAACTGCCAAAGCTGCCTAG
- the rimI gene encoding ribosomal protein S18-alanine N-acetyltransferase, protein MSSEAGSAFRIIPATLEMLPDILALEEACFSSPWTRKMLEAELTGNQFAHFLVARHHQESATKVEPTIIGYHCFWIVFEELRLMNLAVRESMRRRGVGRALVTEALHRGLEQATTRAVLEVRASNEPALALYTRLGFVQISSRPHYYTNPTEDAVLMEMNPLVILRGPQRDKSFASGGEPASTNPL, encoded by the coding sequence ATGAGCAGCGAGGCTGGGTCTGCGTTCAGGATCATCCCGGCAACTCTGGAGATGTTACCGGACATCCTTGCTTTGGAAGAGGCTTGCTTCTCGTCCCCTTGGACGCGCAAAATGCTGGAAGCTGAGTTGACGGGCAACCAATTCGCCCACTTTCTCGTCGCGAGGCACCACCAGGAGTCGGCAACAAAGGTAGAACCCACGATTATCGGGTATCATTGCTTCTGGATCGTCTTTGAAGAGCTGCGTTTGATGAATTTGGCGGTGCGAGAGTCGATGCGGAGAAGGGGGGTTGGAAGAGCGCTTGTCACCGAAGCCCTCCATCGGGGATTAGAGCAAGCGACGACTCGGGCGGTCCTCGAAGTGAGAGCCTCAAACGAGCCCGCGCTTGCTCTCTATACACGTCTAGGTTTTGTGCAGATCAGTAGTCGCCCTCATTATTATACGAATCCCACCGAAGACGCCGTGCTGATGGAAATGAACCCGCTCGTGATATTGCGCGGCCCGCAGCGGGATAAGAGTTTTGCCTCAGGAGGTGAACCAGCTTCGACAAACCCACTTTAA
- a CDS encoding HDOD domain-containing protein → MASEIGSVTTPIERLEQALIQKIEAEEVELPLLPQAASQVLALAADPASDAAKLSALIHQDQALAAHVLKIANSPAYMPRSPVVSLQHAVAMLGITLLSEIAFTASLKVGAFQVPGYEDEVKQLWRHSLATGAFAKEVARAKRMNVESAYLCGLLHEIGKPVVLRITTTIAREKSDDWVKALATILDNKSHIKTLIEGYHTHVGVLIADKWSLPKQVAEAIQYYRDYEHTTTFRQECMLTFIADRLASHLLTPEEMPEESLRDHPVFAELNLYPQDVDKLLMTKDQVLTIVNAMNL, encoded by the coding sequence ATGGCTTCTGAAATAGGATCGGTAACCACCCCAATTGAACGGTTGGAACAAGCCTTGATTCAAAAAATTGAGGCGGAAGAGGTTGAGCTTCCCCTGCTCCCGCAAGCAGCCAGCCAGGTTCTGGCACTGGCGGCGGATCCTGCCTCCGATGCGGCGAAGCTCTCCGCATTGATCCATCAAGACCAAGCCCTTGCCGCTCATGTGTTGAAGATTGCCAATTCGCCAGCCTACATGCCCAGGAGTCCGGTCGTCTCGCTCCAGCACGCTGTCGCCATGTTGGGGATCACTCTGCTCTCGGAAATCGCCTTTACTGCCTCATTGAAGGTCGGCGCGTTCCAGGTACCGGGATATGAAGATGAAGTCAAACAGCTCTGGCGGCATTCGTTAGCCACCGGGGCCTTTGCAAAAGAAGTCGCCCGGGCGAAACGCATGAATGTCGAAAGCGCCTATCTCTGCGGACTATTGCATGAAATCGGGAAACCCGTTGTCCTGCGAATAACCACGACGATCGCTCGAGAAAAAAGCGACGATTGGGTCAAAGCACTGGCCACGATACTGGATAACAAATCTCACATTAAAACATTGATCGAGGGCTACCATACCCATGTGGGCGTTCTGATCGCCGATAAATGGAGTTTGCCCAAACAAGTGGCAGAGGCGATCCAATATTACAGGGACTACGAGCATACCACCACCTTCCGCCAGGAATGCATGCTCACCTTTATTGCAGATCGATTGGCGAGCCACCTCCTCACGCCAGAAGAAATGCCCGAAGAAAGTCTCCGCGATCATCCGGTATTCGCAGAGTTGAATCTGTACCCTCAAGACGTCGATAAACTCCTGATGACTAAAGATCAGGTCTTAACCATTGTCAATGCGATGAACCTATGA
- a CDS encoding sulfite exporter TauE/SafE family protein, translated as MDAVVLVLITFVAATVNGALGYGFSSITVPVALLFYTNRILNPALVLIELVINGYVLFMNRKSIPNIWRRVAPILIGLAIGIGIGSYILFLVQPAWIKFVTYFFLLPLILLQAAGIRKPIQAERAIAIPFGIGIGTLYSVTTISGPPLALLFNNQGYAKQDFRAALGVIRVAESSLTAIAYGFIGFYSVGSMDIIPYIVPSVIVGIPLGTYLIRLMDPETFRRICMAFDGLVVGFGLSRVLVELDLATPITTYSILSIVVLINGYLLFRFFRDRPDPQRIAS; from the coding sequence ATGGATGCAGTCGTTCTCGTCCTCATTACGTTTGTCGCCGCCACGGTCAACGGTGCACTCGGCTACGGCTTTTCGTCGATCACTGTTCCAGTGGCATTGCTGTTCTACACCAATCGCATCTTAAACCCTGCCCTCGTGCTGATCGAGCTCGTCATTAATGGCTATGTACTGTTCATGAATCGGAAGAGCATCCCGAATATCTGGCGGCGTGTAGCCCCGATTCTGATTGGGCTGGCCATTGGAATCGGCATCGGCAGTTACATTCTCTTTCTGGTTCAACCCGCGTGGATCAAATTCGTCACTTATTTCTTTCTATTACCGTTGATCCTTCTTCAAGCTGCCGGCATCCGAAAACCCATTCAAGCTGAAAGGGCTATTGCCATCCCGTTTGGAATTGGAATCGGGACGCTCTATTCGGTCACAACCATTTCCGGTCCCCCTCTTGCCTTGCTCTTCAACAATCAAGGGTATGCCAAACAAGATTTCCGGGCAGCCTTGGGAGTCATCCGTGTCGCTGAATCCTCTCTCACGGCGATTGCTTATGGATTCATCGGCTTCTACAGTGTCGGCAGCATGGATATTATCCCCTACATCGTTCCGAGCGTCATCGTCGGTATTCCACTCGGAACCTACCTCATCCGATTGATGGACCCTGAAACATTCAGACGCATTTGTATGGCATTCGATGGGTTAGTAGTCGGATTCGGTCTGTCTCGGGTGCTGGTAGAACTCGATCTGGCCACACCCATCACGACCTACAGTATTCTATCCATCGTGGTCCTCATAAACGGCTATCTGCTGTTTCGATTTTTTAGAGATCGACCAGATCCTCAACGAATCGCTTCTTGA
- a CDS encoding Rrf2 family transcriptional regulator: protein MRLSKKSEYGLRALLELTLTHGNRTLQRHDIAARQHIPVEFLEQILLTLKRAGLISSRRGVHGGYILIKQPNEITLGQVIRILDGPLAPIGCVSKTAYQKCNDCPYANKARCPVQQVMGTVRDAIAGILDHYSLADFAAGHPKG, encoded by the coding sequence ATGAGACTCTCGAAAAAAAGTGAATATGGTCTCCGAGCGTTGCTTGAGCTCACCTTGACTCACGGAAACCGAACTCTGCAGCGCCACGACATCGCCGCTCGCCAGCACATCCCTGTTGAATTCTTGGAGCAGATTCTTCTCACACTCAAGCGAGCAGGGCTCATCTCCAGCCGACGCGGCGTGCACGGAGGGTATATCCTTATTAAACAACCGAACGAGATCACATTGGGTCAAGTCATACGCATACTCGATGGTCCCCTGGCGCCGATCGGCTGCGTCAGTAAGACGGCGTACCAGAAATGCAACGACTGTCCCTACGCGAATAAAGCGCGATGTCCCGTACAACAAGTCATGGGCACAGTCCGTGATGCGATTGCTGGAATCCTCGATCACTATTCCCTGGCCGACTTTGCCGCAGGCCATCCCAAAGGCTAA
- the tsaB gene encoding tRNA (adenosine(37)-N6)-threonylcarbamoyltransferase complex dimerization subunit type 1 TsaB, with the protein MKILAVETSTTWQSVAILEDDLILAMHEQEAGGAQGSLLLPTIDRLLSQSGLQLSDLSGLACSIGPGSFTGIRVGLATCLGLRGAVGLPLTLVPTLEAMARSLEAATVPVCPMLVGRRGELYWAIFRWVGGQRLNRTLSEQVGTPSALARSLTEHTMVFGPGWSSMGQDIQAALPPSVTVTSGPDRVFRPSASQVARIGMEQLRRGEVAGEVIAPLYVQRAEAEIQYDRSGGVSPVARRQKRVETKIAERMGRARRR; encoded by the coding sequence ATGAAAATCCTTGCGGTTGAAACGTCCACGACGTGGCAGAGCGTCGCGATTCTCGAAGATGACCTCATCCTGGCGATGCATGAGCAGGAGGCCGGTGGCGCTCAAGGGTCTCTCCTCTTGCCCACTATCGATCGACTGTTGTCTCAATCCGGATTGCAACTCAGCGATCTCAGTGGTCTTGCCTGTTCGATCGGGCCTGGTTCGTTTACCGGTATCAGAGTGGGTCTTGCCACATGCCTCGGACTTCGGGGCGCCGTTGGTCTCCCGCTCACGCTGGTGCCGACGCTGGAAGCAATGGCGAGGAGTCTGGAAGCAGCAACCGTTCCCGTCTGTCCGATGTTGGTCGGTCGTCGTGGAGAACTGTACTGGGCGATTTTTCGTTGGGTGGGGGGCCAGCGATTGAATCGCACCCTGAGCGAACAAGTGGGAACCCCAAGCGCGTTGGCACGGAGCCTCACCGAACACACGATGGTATTTGGGCCCGGATGGTCGTCGATGGGGCAGGATATCCAAGCGGCATTGCCGCCGTCAGTCACCGTCACGTCAGGGCCCGATCGAGTCTTCAGACCTTCCGCTAGCCAGGTCGCTCGTATCGGGATGGAGCAGCTTCGCCGAGGCGAGGTCGCCGGCGAAGTGATTGCGCCGCTGTATGTTCAGCGGGCCGAAGCGGAAATCCAGTACGACCGGTCGGGAGGCGTCTCGCCGGTTGCGCGACGCCAGAAGCGGGTTGAAACAAAAATCGCCGAGCGAATGGGTCGAGCTCGTCGCCGGTAG
- the radA gene encoding DNA repair protein RadA, with translation MKSKIVFSCQACGHQAPRWLGRCPDCGGWNTMKEERQAATGKGRPVALKAAQPKATPIGEIEVVGEDRHLTRIGEFDRVLGGGVIPGSVILIGGDPGIGKTTLLLQALPRLATKETPVLYVSGEESPRQIKMRGQRLGIEHPHLLILAETSLEHILKAIQETGPAAVVIDSIQTVYTEQITSAPGSISQVQEVAGQLMWFAKRAGVPVFIIGHVTKEGAIAGPRLLEHIVDTVLYFEGDKGHSYRILRAVKNRFGSTNEIGVFEMKDVGLEEVNNPSELFLAERPERSTGSVVVSSLEGTRPILVELQALVSSTTYAMPKRMANGVEVNRVSLLLAVMEKRLGVHLSGQDVYLNVVGGMHIDEPAIDLGIVAAVTSSLREVTVEPGTLLLGEVGLGGEIRAVSQAELRIRESAKMGFKRCILPERNLTKLDPIDGMELIGIQELREALDAVLA, from the coding sequence TTGAAATCCAAGATCGTTTTTTCTTGCCAAGCCTGCGGCCATCAGGCCCCACGGTGGCTTGGCCGCTGCCCTGACTGCGGCGGCTGGAATACGATGAAAGAGGAGCGGCAGGCGGCGACCGGAAAAGGGCGACCTGTTGCCCTGAAGGCAGCTCAGCCCAAGGCCACGCCCATTGGTGAAATTGAGGTAGTGGGAGAGGATCGTCACCTCACCCGTATCGGTGAATTCGATCGTGTCTTGGGTGGTGGGGTGATTCCCGGCTCGGTCATTCTCATCGGGGGCGATCCTGGGATCGGGAAGACAACGTTACTCTTGCAAGCCTTGCCACGGTTGGCGACCAAGGAGACGCCTGTTCTCTACGTCTCCGGGGAAGAGTCTCCTCGGCAGATCAAGATGCGTGGGCAGCGGCTCGGCATCGAGCATCCGCATCTGTTGATTCTCGCCGAAACTTCTCTCGAACATATTCTGAAAGCCATCCAGGAAACTGGGCCAGCTGCGGTGGTGATCGATTCGATTCAGACCGTGTATACAGAACAAATTACCTCCGCTCCCGGCAGCATCAGTCAAGTTCAGGAAGTCGCCGGACAGCTGATGTGGTTTGCGAAACGAGCCGGTGTCCCGGTCTTTATCATCGGGCATGTGACCAAAGAAGGGGCCATTGCCGGGCCGCGGCTGCTGGAACATATCGTCGATACGGTCTTATACTTTGAAGGCGATAAAGGGCACAGCTATCGGATTCTCCGCGCCGTGAAGAATCGTTTTGGATCGACGAACGAAATCGGGGTCTTCGAAATGAAGGATGTGGGGCTCGAGGAGGTGAATAACCCTTCAGAATTGTTTCTGGCGGAACGTCCTGAACGGAGTACCGGATCTGTGGTTGTGTCGAGTCTCGAAGGTACGAGACCGATACTGGTTGAACTGCAAGCGTTGGTGTCCTCGACCACCTATGCGATGCCTAAACGAATGGCGAACGGGGTGGAGGTCAACAGAGTCTCGCTGTTGCTCGCCGTGATGGAGAAACGGCTGGGGGTGCATCTTTCCGGGCAGGACGTGTATCTGAATGTCGTTGGAGGCATGCATATCGACGAACCGGCGATTGACTTGGGGATCGTCGCAGCTGTCACATCGAGTTTACGGGAGGTGACTGTCGAGCCAGGGACGTTATTGTTGGGAGAAGTAGGCCTGGGAGGCGAGATACGTGCCGTCAGTCAGGCTGAATTGCGCATTCGCGAGTCCGCCAAGATGGGATTCAAGCGATGCATTTTGCCTGAGCGAAATCTGACGAAGCTCGATCCCATCGACGGAATGGAGCTGATCGGTATTCAGGAACTGCGGGAGGCATTGGATGCGGTGTTGGCGTGA
- a CDS encoding fibronectin type III domain-containing protein, with protein sequence MLRNAISFGLVHRNFTIVIAQVIALGLIALPLAGCGADGQGVPPISSLSTPSDAQSGEGTQSGSNPATAGSPAEEDPTATPTEPAAVHVAAEDTTAEHATAHAAEQAAEEQATAHVTEDSDPSVEGESAEGEEDPTISVTSTPTGATARLTWDASTDPDVQGYFVHYGKKSSGEPGSCSYEESQRVGAPPATITGLEPNTVYFFSISAFGESESESDSPCSNEVLVVTPSVQS encoded by the coding sequence ATGCTGAGAAACGCGATTTCGTTTGGTCTCGTCCATCGAAATTTCACGATTGTGATCGCCCAGGTCATAGCTTTGGGTCTCATCGCCCTCCCGCTAGCTGGATGTGGTGCAGACGGACAAGGGGTACCACCTATCTCGTCTCTCTCCACACCATCCGACGCCCAATCGGGTGAAGGGACCCAGTCTGGCTCTAACCCTGCTACAGCGGGATCTCCTGCCGAGGAGGACCCGACAGCAACTCCGACAGAACCCGCGGCCGTACATGTGGCCGCAGAAGACACGACCGCAGAACACGCGACCGCGCATGCCGCCGAGCAAGCCGCCGAAGAACAGGCGACTGCACATGTGACCGAAGATTCTGACCCTTCAGTTGAAGGGGAATCTGCTGAGGGCGAGGAAGACCCGACCATCTCAGTGACCTCTACCCCAACCGGAGCTACTGCACGATTGACTTGGGATGCGTCGACTGATCCAGATGTGCAAGGGTATTTTGTCCACTATGGGAAAAAATCGTCTGGAGAACCTGGCTCATGTTCCTACGAGGAAAGCCAACGGGTTGGGGCTCCCCCAGCCACAATCACCGGCCTCGAACCCAATACCGTCTATTTCTTTTCAATCAGTGCATTCGGCGAATCGGAGAGTGAATCTGATAGCCCTTGTTCAAATGAGGTGCTCGTGGTCACGCCTTCGGTTCAAAGCTAA
- a CDS encoding DUF465 domain-containing protein, which yields MLTEETIAEQLRHSNTEFRELEACHHRLDLELNELQKRHVLTPTEEIEKKRIQKEKLAKKDKLAELIRLYREQRLEPAR from the coding sequence ATGTTGACAGAAGAAACGATTGCCGAACAGCTTCGCCACTCCAACACCGAATTCCGGGAACTCGAAGCGTGTCACCATCGTCTGGATCTTGAACTCAACGAGCTGCAAAAGCGCCATGTCCTGACCCCGACTGAGGAGATCGAGAAAAAGCGTATACAAAAGGAAAAATTGGCGAAGAAAGACAAGCTTGCAGAACTGATTCGCCTCTACCGCGAGCAAAGGCTCGAGCCGGCGCGGTGA